The Henckelia pumila isolate YLH828 chromosome 2, ASM3356847v2, whole genome shotgun sequence genome includes a window with the following:
- the LOC140883003 gene encoding transcription factor ABORTED MICROSPORES isoform X2, producing the protein MLVPGFIERLRPLVGIKGWEYIVLWKLSNDHRSIEWMDCCCAGTINIESFEDELLLPTAATLSCRDAIFRHPRTKACELLDQLPSSTVLDSGLLVQTLLSNQVSWLNYSQNSDTNLSDETIGTRVLVPLSLGLVEFFTTKQIPEDQEMVDFIKIQCSIFMEQQISPKNSKEDTDLPHDISVDRIYLSSSPMNTLHQFSCNSGTNNMLLEGTSYNRSNPNFGPSVENGFQDLEASDSKIWMELSSGTLDDQKNGNNQSDESDLNEDEDESRYRRRTRKGFQSKNLMAERNRRKKLNDRLYSLRALVPKISKLDKAAILGDAIDYVKELKKQEEDLQVELEEHTDDEDADEVGKNGTKGGLQCDHENLINSFHGMPKQNHVTDNTDEKVQQMEPQVEVFQLDGNEFFIKVFCEHKNSGFVRLMEALDSLGLEVTNVNTTRHTCLVSSIFKVERKNNDNVQADYVRDSLLELTRNPLKVWPNLQETSSGGNNIGQEYNRIHPNQSHHSLVHGCQMNSHHLQQLRH; encoded by the exons ATGCTGGTACCAGGTTTTATAGAGAGGCTAAGACCCTTGGTTGGTATTAAAGGCTGGGAATACATTGTTCTGTGGAAGTTAAGCAATGATCACAG GTCTATTGAGTGGATGGATTGCTGTTGCGCTGGAACGATAAATATCGAAAGTTTTGAAGATGAGCTTCTTTTGCCAACCGCTGCGACTCTCTCTTGTAGAGATGCCATATTTAGACATCCAAGAACCAAAGCTTGTGAATTATTAGACCAGCTTCCTTCTTCCACAGTACTTGATTCGGG ATTACTTGTACAAACATTGCTGTCAAATCAAGTAAGTTGGTTGAATTATTCACAGAACTCAGACACAAATTTATCAGAT GAAACAATCGGTACCCGAGTTTTGGTCCCACTGTCTCTTGGATTAGTCGAGTTCTTCACGACTAAACAA ATTCCTGAAGATCAAGAAATGGTAGATTTTATCAAGATTCAATGCAGCATTTTTATGGAACAACAG ATTTCTCCAAAAAACTCGAAAGAAGACACCGATTTGCCACATGATATATCAGTCGACAGAATCTATCTCAGTAGTTCTCCAATGAACACACTGCATCAATTTAGCTGCAATTCAGGAACCAACAACATGTTGTTAGAAGGGACTAGTTATAATCGCTCGAATCCAAATTTCGGCCCTTCAGTTGAAAATGGATTCCAAGATTTGGAAGCATCTGATAGCAAAATATGGATGGAGCTTTCATCGGGGACATTAGATGACCAGAAGAACGGAAACAACCAGTCAGACGAATCTGATCTGAACGAAGATGAGGATGAATCGAGGTATAGAAGAAGGACTAGAAAAGGATTTCAATCGAAAAATCTCATGGCTGAGAGGAACAGAAGGAAGAAGCTTAATGATAGGCTATACTCTCTTAGAGcattagtccctaaaatttctaAG TTGGACAAAGCTGCAATTCTTGGAGATGCTATCGATTATGTGAAAGAACTGAAGAAACAAGAAGAGGATCTTCAAGTTGAGCTTGAAGAACATACGGATGATGAGGATGCAGATGAAGTTGGCAAAAATGGAACCAAAGGGGGACTTCAATGTGATCATGAAAATCTGATAAACAGTTTTCACGGTATGCCTAAACAGAATCATGTAACGGATAATACCGATGAAAAAGTGCAGCAAATGGAG CCACAAGTGGAAGTATTTCAACTGGATGGGAATGAGTTCTTTATCAAGGTATTCTGTGAGCACAAAAATAGTGGATTTGTGAGGTTAATGGAAGCTTTGGATTCTCTGGGATTGGAAGTAACCAATGTAAATACAACAAGGCATACATGCTTGGTTTCAAGTATCTTCAAAGTAGAG AGAAAGAACAATGACAATGTCCAAGCTGATTATGTTCGGGATTCGCTGCTTGAGCTAACACGAAATCCATTGAAAGTATGGCCTAATTTACAAGAAACTTCAAGTGGTGGCAACAATATAGGTCAAGAATATAATCGCATTCATCCCAACCAGAGCCATCACTCTTTAGTACATGGCTGCCAAATGAATTCTCACCACCTTCAGCAACTGCGCCATTAA
- the LOC140883003 gene encoding transcription factor ABORTED MICROSPORES isoform X1: MLVPGFIERLRPLVGIKGWEYIVLWKLSNDHRSIEWMDCCCAGTINIESFEDELLLPTAATLSCRDAIFRHPRTKACELLDQLPSSTVLDSGLLVQTLLSNQVSWLNYSQNSDTNLSDETIGTRVLVPLSLGLVEFFTTKQIPEDQEMVDFIKIQCSIFMEQQAMSSNISPKNSKEDTDLPHDISVDRIYLSSSPMNTLHQFSCNSGTNNMLLEGTSYNRSNPNFGPSVENGFQDLEASDSKIWMELSSGTLDDQKNGNNQSDESDLNEDEDESRYRRRTRKGFQSKNLMAERNRRKKLNDRLYSLRALVPKISKLDKAAILGDAIDYVKELKKQEEDLQVELEEHTDDEDADEVGKNGTKGGLQCDHENLINSFHGMPKQNHVTDNTDEKVQQMEPQVEVFQLDGNEFFIKVFCEHKNSGFVRLMEALDSLGLEVTNVNTTRHTCLVSSIFKVERKNNDNVQADYVRDSLLELTRNPLKVWPNLQETSSGGNNIGQEYNRIHPNQSHHSLVHGCQMNSHHLQQLRH, translated from the exons ATGCTGGTACCAGGTTTTATAGAGAGGCTAAGACCCTTGGTTGGTATTAAAGGCTGGGAATACATTGTTCTGTGGAAGTTAAGCAATGATCACAG GTCTATTGAGTGGATGGATTGCTGTTGCGCTGGAACGATAAATATCGAAAGTTTTGAAGATGAGCTTCTTTTGCCAACCGCTGCGACTCTCTCTTGTAGAGATGCCATATTTAGACATCCAAGAACCAAAGCTTGTGAATTATTAGACCAGCTTCCTTCTTCCACAGTACTTGATTCGGG ATTACTTGTACAAACATTGCTGTCAAATCAAGTAAGTTGGTTGAATTATTCACAGAACTCAGACACAAATTTATCAGAT GAAACAATCGGTACCCGAGTTTTGGTCCCACTGTCTCTTGGATTAGTCGAGTTCTTCACGACTAAACAA ATTCCTGAAGATCAAGAAATGGTAGATTTTATCAAGATTCAATGCAGCATTTTTATGGAACAACAGGCAATGAGTAGTAAT ATTTCTCCAAAAAACTCGAAAGAAGACACCGATTTGCCACATGATATATCAGTCGACAGAATCTATCTCAGTAGTTCTCCAATGAACACACTGCATCAATTTAGCTGCAATTCAGGAACCAACAACATGTTGTTAGAAGGGACTAGTTATAATCGCTCGAATCCAAATTTCGGCCCTTCAGTTGAAAATGGATTCCAAGATTTGGAAGCATCTGATAGCAAAATATGGATGGAGCTTTCATCGGGGACATTAGATGACCAGAAGAACGGAAACAACCAGTCAGACGAATCTGATCTGAACGAAGATGAGGATGAATCGAGGTATAGAAGAAGGACTAGAAAAGGATTTCAATCGAAAAATCTCATGGCTGAGAGGAACAGAAGGAAGAAGCTTAATGATAGGCTATACTCTCTTAGAGcattagtccctaaaatttctaAG TTGGACAAAGCTGCAATTCTTGGAGATGCTATCGATTATGTGAAAGAACTGAAGAAACAAGAAGAGGATCTTCAAGTTGAGCTTGAAGAACATACGGATGATGAGGATGCAGATGAAGTTGGCAAAAATGGAACCAAAGGGGGACTTCAATGTGATCATGAAAATCTGATAAACAGTTTTCACGGTATGCCTAAACAGAATCATGTAACGGATAATACCGATGAAAAAGTGCAGCAAATGGAG CCACAAGTGGAAGTATTTCAACTGGATGGGAATGAGTTCTTTATCAAGGTATTCTGTGAGCACAAAAATAGTGGATTTGTGAGGTTAATGGAAGCTTTGGATTCTCTGGGATTGGAAGTAACCAATGTAAATACAACAAGGCATACATGCTTGGTTTCAAGTATCTTCAAAGTAGAG AGAAAGAACAATGACAATGTCCAAGCTGATTATGTTCGGGATTCGCTGCTTGAGCTAACACGAAATCCATTGAAAGTATGGCCTAATTTACAAGAAACTTCAAGTGGTGGCAACAATATAGGTCAAGAATATAATCGCATTCATCCCAACCAGAGCCATCACTCTTTAGTACATGGCTGCCAAATGAATTCTCACCACCTTCAGCAACTGCGCCATTAA